In Mauremys reevesii isolate NIE-2019 linkage group 14, ASM1616193v1, whole genome shotgun sequence, a single window of DNA contains:
- the NEURL4 gene encoding neuralized-like protein 4 codes for MSGPGGGGALHPRTGKLVTLAPGGRSAARSQPGQEFNHGLVLSREPLRPGRVFAVRIDRQVNSWSGSIEIGVTALDPEHLDFPSSATGLKGGSWIVSGCSVLRDGRSILEEYGQDLDQLGEGDRVGIQRTAAGELRLWVNGQDCGVAATGLPPRVWAVVDLYGKCTQVTVVPGEPEEAEDGAEGDEAPSPPRPQSRPDKFPNSLESENGVSGMELSEAVSSAVLSAYTGSLLSVSLGSPPPPAGEGPPGGGGAPLTSNDALLFHEKCGTLIKLSNGNKTAERRRPLDEFNNGRVVTHRPLRDGEMFEIRIDKLVDKWSGSIEIGVTTHNPNSLEYPATMTNLRSGTIMMSGCGILTNGKGTRREYCEFSLDELQEGDHIGLTRKSNNALHFYINGIDQGVATTLTPLVVYGVVDLYGMAVKVTIVHNHNHSDRLRRNNAIMRALSPDVGRRALEAGGVGEPEPERLLFHANCGQKAAIIHDGRTALRPHATDDFNHGVVLSNRALRNNEVFQVRIDKMVDKWAGSIEIGVTTHNPTYLQLPSTMTNLRSGTWMMTGNGVMHNGTTILDEYGHNLDRLKAGDTVGVVRKEDGTLHFFVNGVAQGPAAWNVPPNVYAVVDLYGQAAQATILDDADLLPLPDDLSEGNHQPSPSSPSSAASVTDLRFHQLHGANAVITNGGRTALRQNCRSEFNDAIVISNRALRDGELFEIVIQKMVDRWSGSIEAGVTAIRPEDLEFPNTMTDIDYDTWMLSGTAIMQDGNTMRNNYGCDLDSLTTGSRIGMMRTAKGDLHYFINGVDQGVACSGLPPAKEVYAVVDLYGQCVQVSITSATGPMDNSLSTSNVTEKSFPIHSPVPGVAHRFHSSCGKNVAFQDNGCRAVRVAGYSHGIVFSMKELKADEVFEVKIEELDEKWSGSFHVGLTTLLPSEVPYAATGLPASLPELHSKATWLVAGSEVRRNGQLQKQNYGCSLERLGVGNRVGVKRCADDTMHILVDGEDMGPATTGVAKNVYVVLDLYGRVTAVSIVSSTVLEEPDGTKPPSVASETYSEEEEEEEPTPCENEAPVPPAAMEFLENHGKNILLSNGNLTATRVASYNQGIVVIAQPLPQGQLFQVQIDFLNPQWTSSLSLGVIGTSPERLNFPATACSLKRCAWLLQRDSVFHNSLKICENYGPNLDTCPEGTVLGLLVDSSSCLHLYVNGMDQGVAAQDIPSPCYVLVDLYGQCEQVTIVTNDTPALGGESADPHAQGGMEKADMVDGIKESVCWTPPVDTNTMKTCEYHALCARFKDLLLLPDDYFAEDPKFSLCYCESCHKLRGDEAYYKRGDPPRDYALPFGWCRFNLRVNPQLEVASTCKKWHMAYHGTSVGAVRRMLDQGELGAGSASILSCRPAKADPQGGGYHEPENSSPGRGAEPHRVLLSPTLRYAGLEAFATKVQFRDPKSQRQHGAQVAFQVCVRPGSYKPGPPSAGAPDPPDPRFCPAELEWVTKEKGATVLCGLLVRVE; via the exons ATGTCGggcccgggagggggcggggcgctgCACCCGCGCACGGGGAAGCTGGTGACGCTCGCGCCGGGGGGCCGCAGCGCCGCGCGCTCCCAGCCGGGCCAGGAGTTCAACCACGGGCTGGTGCTGAGCCGCGAGCCGCTGCGCCCGGGCCGCGTCTTCGCCGTGCGCATCGACCGC CAGGTGAACTCGTGGAGCGGCTCCATCGAGATCGGGGTGACGGCGCTGGACCCCGAGCACCTGGACTTCCCCAGCAGCGCCACGGGGCTGAAGGGCGGCTCGTGGATCGTCTCGGGCTGCTCCGTGCTGCGGGACGGGCGCTCCATCCTGGAGGAGTACGGCCAGGACCTCGACCAGCTGGGCGAGGGCGACCGGGTGGGCATCCAGCGCACGGCCGCCGGCGAGCTGCGCCTCTGGGTCAACGGGCAGGACTGCGGCGTGGCCGCCACCGGCCTCCCGCCCCGCGTCTGGGCTGTGGTGGATCTCTACGGCAAGTGCACCCAGGTCACCGTGGTGCCCGGCGAGCCGGAGGAGGCCGAGGACGGCGCCGAGGGAGATGAAG CCCCGTCCCCGCCCCGTCCCCAGAGCCGCCCGGATAAATTCCCCAACAGCCTGGAGTCTGAGAACG gCGTGTCCGGCATGGAGCTGTCGGAGGCGGTGAGCAGCGCCGTCCTCTCGGCCTACACCGGCAGCCTGCTGAGCGTCAGCctgggcagcccccccccgccggccGGCGAGGGgcccccgggcggggggggcgccCCCCTGACCTCCAACGACGCGCTGCTCTTCCACGAGAAGTGCGGGACCCTCATCAAGCTGAGCAACGGCAACAAGACGGCCGAGCGGCGCCGGCCCCTGGACGAGTTCAACAA cgggcgggTCGTGACCCACCGGCCGCTGCGGGACGGCGAGATGTTCGAG ATCCGCATCGACAAGCTGGTGGACAAGTGGTCGGGCTCCATCGAAATCGGGGTGACGACCCACAACCCCAACAGCCTGGAGTACCCCGCCACCATGACCAACCTGCGCTCCG GCACGATCATGATGAGCGGCTGCGGGATCCTGACCAACGGCAAAGGGACGCGGCGGGAATACTGCGAATTCAGCCTGGACGAGCTGCAG GAGGGGGATCACATTGGCCTGACCCGGAAATCCAACAACGCTCTGCACTTCTACATCAACGGCATTGACCAAG gcGTGGCTACCACCCTGACCCCGCTGGTGGTGTACGGCGTGGTGGATCTCTACGGCATGGCGGTGAAGGTCACCATCGTCCACAACCACAACCACAGCGACCGGCTGCGGCGGAACAACGCCATCATGCGGGCGCTCTCCCCGGACGTGGGGCGCCGCGCCCTGGAGGCCGGCGGGGTGGGCGAACCCGAGCCGGAGCGCCTGCTCTTCCACGCCAACTGCGGCCAGAAGGCAGCCATCATCCACGACGGGCGCACGGCCCTCCGCCCGCA CGCCACGGACGACTTCAACCACGGGGTCGTCCTGAGCAACCGGGCCCTGCGTAACAACGAGGTCTTCCAGGTGCGGATCGACAAGATGGTGGACAAGTGGGCCGGCTCCATCGAGATCGGGGTGACCACGCACAACCCCACCTACCTGCAGCTGCCCTCCACCATGACCAACCTCCGCTCAG gcacCTGGATGATGACGGGCAACGGGGTTATGCACAACGGCACCACCATCCTGGACGAATACGGCCACAACCTGGACCGGCTCAAG gcgggCGACACGGTGGGCGTGGTTCGCAAGGAGGACGGCACGCTGCATTTCTTCGTCAACGGGGTGGCGCAGGGGCCGGCCGCCTGGAACGTGCCGCCCAACGTCTACGCCGTGGTGGATCTGTACGGGCAGGCGGCGCAGGCCACCATCCTCGACGACGCCG ATCTCCTCCCGCTGCCGGACGACCTGTCGGAGGGCAACCACCAGCCGTCGCCCAGCAGCCCCTCGTCCGCGGCCTCGGTGACCGACCTGCGCTTCCACCAGCTGCACGGCGCCAACGCGGTGATCACCAACGGCGGGCGCACGGCGCTGCGCCAGAACTGCCGCAGCGAGTTCAACGACGCCATCGTCATCTCCAACCG GGCCCTCCGGGACGGGGAACTCTTCGAGATCGTCATCCAGAAGATGGTGGATCGCTGGTCCGGCTCGATCGAGGCGG GGGTCACGGCCATCCGGCCCGAAGACCTGGAGTTCCCCAACACTATGACGGACATCGACTACGACACCTGGATGCTTag CGGCACGGCCATCATGCAGGACGGCAACACCATGCGCAACAACTACGGCTGCGACCTGGACTCGCTGACCACGGGCTCCCGCATCGGCATGATGCGCACGGCCAAGGGGGACCTGCACTACTTCATCAACGGCGTGGACCAGGGCGTGGCCTGCTCCGGCCTGCCCCCCGCCAAGG AGGTGTACGCCGTGGTGGATCTCTACGGCCAGTGCGTCCAGGTGTCCATCACCAGCGCCACGGGCCCCATGGATAACAGCCTGTCGACCAGCAACGTCACCGAGAAATCCTTCCCCATCCACTCGCCA gtgccggGCGTGGCTCACCGCTTCCACAGCAGCTGCGGGAAGAACGTGGCCTTCCAGGACAACGGGTGCCGGGCCGTGCGCGTGGCCGGTTACAGCCACGGCATCGTCTTCAGCATGAAGGAGCTGAAGGCCGACGAGGTGTTTGAG gtgAAGATCGAGGAGCTGGACGAGAAGTGGTCGGGCTCCTTCCACGTGGGGCTGACCACGCTGCTGCCCTCCGAGGTGCCCTACGCGGCCACGGGGCTGCCGGCCTCCCTGCCGGAGCTGCACTCCAAGGCCACCTGGCTGGTGGCCGGCTCCGAGGTGCGGCGCAACGGCCAGCTGCAGAAGCAGAACTACGGCTGCTCGCTGGAGAGGCTGGGG GTGGGGAACCGCGTGGGGGTGAAGCGCTGCGCGGACGACACCATGCACATCCTGGTGGACGGCGAGGACATGGGGCCGGCCACCACCGGCGTGGCCAAG AACGTCTACGTGGTGCTGGATCTGTACGGGCGCGTCACCGCGGTCTCCATTGTCAGCTCCACGGTGCTGGAGGAGCCGGACGGCACCAAGCCCCCGTCAGTCGCCTCCGAGACGTACagcgaggaagaggaggaggaggagcccacACCT TGTGAGAACGAGGCCCCCGTGCCGCCGGCCGCCATGGAGTTCCTGGAGAACCACGGCAAGAACATCCTGCTGTCCAACGGCAACCTGACGGCCACCCGCGTGGCCAGCTACAACCAGGGCATCGTGGTCatcgcccagcccctgccccagggccagctgtTCCAG GTTCAGATCGACTTCCTGAACCCCCAGTGGACGTCGTCCCTGTCCCTGGGCGTCATCGGCACCTCGCCCGAGCGCCTCAACTTCCCCGCCACGGCCTGCTCCCTCAAGCGCTGCGCCTGGCTGCTGCAGCGCGACTCCGTCTTCCACAACTCGCTCAAG ATCTGTGAGAACTACGGGCCCAATCTGGACACGTGCCCCGAGGGGACGGTGCTGGGCCTGCTGGTGGACTCGAGCAGCTGCCTGCACCTCTACGTCAACGGGATGGACCAGGGGGTGGCCGCCCAGGACATCCCCAGCCCCTGCTACGTGCTCGTCGACCTCTACGGGCAGTGCGAGCAG GTTACCATAGTAACGAACGAcaccccggcgctgggaggggagagcgCGGACCCCCACGCCCAGGGGGGCATGGAGAAGGCAGACATGGTGGACG GCATTAAGGAGAGCGTGTGCTGGACGCCCCCCGTGGACACGAACACCATGAAGACCTGCGAGTATCACGCCCTCTGCGCCCGCTTCAAggacctcctgctgctgccag acgACTACTTTGCGGAAGATCCTAAATTCAGCCTCTGCTACTGCGAGTCGTGCCACAAGCTGCGGGGGGACGAGGCCTATTACAAGCGGGGGGACCCCCCCCGGGACTACGCTTTGCCCTTCGGCTGGTGCCGTTTCAACCTCAG GGTGAACCCCCAGCTGGAGGTGGCCAGCACCTGTAAGAAGTGGCACATGGCTTATCACGGCACCAGCGTGGGGGCCGTCCGGAGGATGCTGGAccaaggggagctgggggcag gcagCGCGTCCATCCTGAGCTGCCGGCCTGCCAAGGCGGACCCCCAGGGCGGGGGCTACCACGAGCCGGAGAACAGCTCCCCCGGCCGGGGGGCCGAGCCCCACCGCGTCCTGCTGTCGCCCACCCTGCGCTACGCCGGCCTGGAGGCCTTCGCCACCAAAGTGCA ATTCCGGGACCCCAAGTCTCAGCGGCAGCACGGGGCCCAGGTGGCCTTCCAGGTGTGCGTGCGCCCCGGCTCCTACAAGCCGGGCCCCCCCTCGGCCGGCGCCCCCGACCCCCCGGACCCCCGCTTCTGCCCCGCCGAGCTCGAGTGGGTCACCAAGGAGAAGGGGGCCACCGTCCTCTGCGGCCTGCTGGTGCGTGTggaatga